In one Pseudomonas sp. MM211 genomic region, the following are encoded:
- a CDS encoding cytochrome c3 family protein, whose protein sequence is MKFLLSLLGTYWNVLRRPSVHYSLGFLTLGSFIAGIIFWGGFNTALEATNTEQFCISCHEMRDNVYVELQDTIHYNNRSGVRATCPDCHVPHQWTDKIARKMQASKEVWGKIFGTISTREKFLEKRRELAEHEWARLKANDSLECRNCHDFDFMDFTRQSKRAAQMHSTALANGEATCIDCHKGIAHKLPDMSGVHGW, encoded by the coding sequence ATGAAATTCCTGCTCTCCCTGCTGGGCACTTACTGGAACGTGCTGCGCCGCCCGAGCGTTCATTACAGCCTGGGCTTTCTGACCCTGGGCAGCTTTATCGCCGGGATCATCTTCTGGGGTGGTTTCAACACCGCGCTGGAGGCCACCAACACCGAGCAGTTCTGCATTTCCTGCCATGAGATGCGCGACAACGTGTATGTCGAGCTGCAGGACACCATCCACTACAACAACCGCTCCGGGGTTCGCGCCACCTGCCCCGACTGCCACGTGCCGCATCAGTGGACGGACAAGATCGCCCGCAAGATGCAGGCCTCCAAGGAGGTGTGGGGCAAAATCTTCGGCACCATCAGCACCCGCGAGAAGTTTCTCGAGAAACGCCGCGAGCTGGCCGAGCACGAGTGGGCGCGCCTCAAGGCCAACGACTCGCTGGAATGCCGCAACTGCCACGACTTCGACTTCATGGACTTCACCCGCCAGAGCAAGCGCGCCGCACAGATGCACTCCACGGCCCTGGCCAATGGCGAAGCCACCTGCATCGATTGCCACAAAGGCATCGCTCACAAGCTGCCGGACATGAGCGGCGTACACGGCTGGTAA
- a CDS encoding 4'-phosphopantetheinyl transferase family protein, which produces MPAMNTAHLPRCCSPLDDHWPFARPLIGAQLISTHFDPALLDDADYSAAGVHPVRGVAKRQAEHLAGRVCAREALYRVTGVASVPAVGEDRAPQWPEQVSGSITHGQGWAAAIVAPTQQWRGLGLDVERRLSSERAERLAGEILTADELSRITHLTSEQRAWQISLTFSLKESLFKALYPLVLKRFYFQDAELLSLDRTQSTARLRLLIDLSEEWSAGSELTGLYAELDNQLLSLVAVAAD; this is translated from the coding sequence ATGCCGGCCATGAACACAGCCCACCTGCCCCGCTGCTGCAGCCCTCTCGACGATCACTGGCCGTTTGCCCGGCCATTGATCGGTGCGCAACTGATCAGCACGCACTTCGACCCCGCGCTACTCGATGATGCCGACTACTCGGCCGCTGGCGTGCACCCGGTTCGCGGCGTCGCCAAGCGCCAGGCCGAGCATTTGGCCGGGCGGGTATGCGCTCGCGAGGCGTTGTATCGGGTAACAGGTGTGGCAAGCGTGCCAGCCGTTGGTGAGGATCGCGCGCCGCAGTGGCCAGAGCAGGTCAGTGGTTCGATCACTCACGGCCAGGGCTGGGCAGCCGCCATCGTTGCGCCAACGCAGCAATGGCGCGGCCTGGGTTTGGATGTCGAGCGGCGTCTGTCGAGCGAGCGTGCCGAGCGGCTGGCGGGTGAAATTCTCACCGCAGACGAGCTAAGCCGCATCACGCATCTAACGTCCGAGCAGCGGGCTTGGCAGATCAGTCTGACTTTTTCCCTCAAGGAAAGCCTGTTCAAGGCGCTCTATCCGCTGGTACTCAAGCGCTTCTACTTTCAGGACGCTGAGCTGCTCAGTCTCGACCGCACACAGAGCACCGCGCGTTTGCGCCTGCTGATCGACTTGAGCGAAGAATGGTCAGCCGGCAGCGAGCTGACCGGCCTGTATGCCGAGTTGGACAATCAGTTGCTCAGTCTAGTGGCCGTCGCAGCGGATTGA
- a CDS encoding M18 family aminopeptidase translates to MREELNQGLIDFLNASPTPFHATSSLAMRLEAAGYRHLDERAPWQTEAGGRYYVTRNDSSIIAFKLGHRSPIEGGIRLVGAHTDSPCLRVKPNPELQRQGFFQLGVEVYGGALLAPWFDRDLSLAGRVTYRRDGKVESDLIDFYQPIAVIPSLAIHLNREANQGWAINAQNELPPILAQLASSESADFRALLSEQLAMEHDFNADAVLDYELSFYDTQSAAVVGLNQDFIAGARLDNLLSCYAGLQALLDASDDETCVLVCTDHEEVGSSSACGADGPMLEQVLRRVLPEGDGFVRTIQRSLLVSADNAHGVHPNYESKHDGNHGPKLNAGPVIKINSNQRYATNSETAGFFRHLCLENEVPVQSFVTRSDMGCGSTIGPITASQLGVRTVDIGLPTFAMHSIRELAGSQDLAHLVKVLGAFYNSHDLP, encoded by the coding sequence ATGCGCGAAGAACTGAACCAAGGCCTGATCGATTTCCTCAACGCCTCACCTACCCCCTTTCACGCGACCAGCAGCCTGGCCATGCGCCTGGAAGCGGCCGGTTATCGTCACCTCGATGAACGCGCGCCCTGGCAAACAGAAGCCGGTGGCCGCTACTATGTGACCCGCAACGACTCCTCGATCATCGCCTTCAAGCTGGGCCATCGTTCGCCTATCGAGGGTGGTATCCGCCTGGTTGGCGCCCACACCGACAGCCCTTGCCTGCGCGTGAAGCCGAACCCCGAACTACAACGCCAGGGCTTCTTCCAGCTCGGCGTGGAAGTCTACGGCGGCGCTCTGCTCGCGCCCTGGTTCGACCGTGATCTGTCCCTGGCCGGCCGCGTGACCTACCGCCGCGACGGCAAGGTGGAAAGCGATCTGATCGACTTCTACCAGCCCATCGCCGTGATCCCCAGCCTGGCCATCCACCTCAACCGCGAGGCCAACCAGGGCTGGGCAATCAATGCACAGAACGAACTGCCGCCAATCCTCGCCCAACTGGCAAGCAGTGAAAGCGCCGATTTCCGCGCCCTGCTCAGTGAGCAGTTGGCCATGGAACACGACTTCAATGCCGATGCGGTGCTCGATTACGAGCTGAGCTTCTACGACACCCAGAGCGCCGCGGTAGTTGGCCTCAATCAGGACTTCATCGCTGGCGCGCGCCTGGACAATCTGCTGTCCTGCTACGCTGGCCTGCAGGCCCTGCTTGACGCCAGCGACGATGAAACCTGCGTGCTGGTCTGTACCGATCACGAAGAAGTCGGCTCCAGTTCGGCCTGTGGCGCCGATGGCCCGATGCTCGAACAAGTGCTGCGCCGCGTGCTGCCGGAAGGCGACGGATTCGTGCGCACCATTCAGCGTTCGCTGCTGGTTTCCGCCGACAACGCCCACGGCGTGCACCCGAACTACGAGAGCAAGCACGACGGCAACCACGGCCCCAAACTAAACGCCGGGCCGGTGATCAAGATCAACAGCAACCAGCGCTACGCCACCAACAGCGAAACCGCCGGCTTCTTCCGTCACCTGTGCCTGGAAAACGAAGTGCCCGTACAGAGCTTCGTGACCCGTAGCGACATGGGCTGCGGCTCGACCATCGGCCCGATCACTGCAAGCCAGCTCGGCGTGCGTACCGTGGATATCGGCCTGCCGACCTTCGCGATGCATTCGATCCGCGAACTGGCCGGCAGCCAGGATCTGGCGCACCTGGTGAAAGTACTCGGCGCCTTCTACAACAGCCATGACCTGCCCTGA
- the lpcA gene encoding D-sedoheptulose 7-phosphate isomerase: MIEHIRNSLIEAQRALDAFIGNEQTLANIEHAANLLVTSFEAKGKVFSCGNGGSMCDAMHFAEELTGRYRKNRPGIAAVSISDASHISCVANDFGYDHIFSRYVESHGREGDVLLAISTSGKSPNVVKAAEAAKALGIKVIALTGKPGSLLESLADVSICAPGGDFADRTQELHIKVIHILIELVERQLSPENYA, encoded by the coding sequence ATGATCGAACATATCCGAAACAGCCTGATCGAAGCCCAGCGTGCGCTCGATGCATTTATCGGCAACGAGCAGACGCTGGCCAATATCGAACACGCCGCCAACTTGCTGGTGACCAGCTTCGAGGCCAAGGGCAAGGTGTTCTCCTGCGGTAATGGCGGCTCCATGTGCGACGCCATGCACTTTGCCGAGGAGCTTACCGGGCGCTATCGCAAGAACCGCCCGGGCATCGCTGCGGTATCGATCAGCGACGCCAGCCATATCAGTTGCGTGGCCAACGATTTCGGTTACGACCACATCTTCTCGCGCTACGTGGAATCCCACGGCCGTGAAGGTGATGTGCTGCTGGCCATCAGCACCAGTGGCAAGAGCCCCAACGTGGTCAAGGCCGCCGAAGCGGCCAAGGCACTGGGCATCAAGGTCATCGCTTTGACCGGCAAACCCGGCTCGCTGCTGGAAAGCCTGGCCGACGTCAGCATCTGCGCGCCGGGCGGCGATTTCGCCGACCGCACCCAGGAGCTGCACATCAAGGTTATCCATATCCTCATCGAGCTTGTAGAACGCCAGCTCAGCCCTGAAAACTACGCGTGA
- a CDS encoding mechanosensitive ion channel family protein gives MENSRVIRLNNLLPHLLVLLLLALPYSAVQAAGIPGLFGTGSSGSSQTQADQPLDRSLDEVIQSLENDKQRAQLLNDLKTLRDSTQKTQPDTPDGVLGLIGSTLTGIEKQFSGDHSPLARWQLEIGRSQDELAALMPEAGERLALVSNFALILGIWSLLAFGLRALSHQVRLRFGLAEELPQNPRPTDLLRFALRKLGPWFAALLITGYLSYVLPASLGRDLAMVLAYALVIGTCFSAICVIAFSLLDGPHRRTALNILRRRAFRPLWLIGSFAAFGEALSDPRLVASLGANLAHTTATLTNVLAALCTGLFILRFRRPIAHLMRNQPLARRLKQRGISETVELLGSFWYLPALALVAISLAATFVSAGDTSTAFRQSLVCTVLLVTCMVINGLIRRRMHKARLRHRRNAAYFERFQSFFHALLSLTIWLFFIELGLRVWGLSLIRFAEGEGHEISIKLFGLGATLACGWLVWILSDTAVHHALTRSRKGQTNARAQTMMPLIRNVLFISIFIIALIVALANMGMNVTPLLAGAGVIGLAIGFGAQSLVADLITGLFIIIEDSLAIDDYVDVGGHLGTVEGLTIRTVRLRDIDGIVHTIPFSEIKSIKNYSREFGYAIFRVAVPHDMNIDDAIKLLRDVASELRNDVLMRRNIWSPLEIQGVESFESGNAVLRARFKTAPIKQWEVSRAFNLALKRHLDESGLSLATPRLNIQMTAVSPNSHGPQPDAD, from the coding sequence ATGGAGAACTCGCGCGTGATCCGCCTCAACAATCTGCTGCCCCATCTACTGGTTCTGCTCCTTCTGGCCCTGCCCTACTCTGCCGTTCAGGCGGCTGGCATACCGGGTCTGTTCGGCACGGGCAGCAGCGGCAGTAGCCAGACTCAGGCGGATCAGCCGCTGGATCGTTCGCTCGATGAGGTGATCCAGTCGCTGGAGAACGACAAGCAACGCGCGCAACTGCTCAATGATCTCAAGACCCTGCGCGACAGCACACAAAAAACCCAGCCGGATACCCCCGATGGCGTGCTCGGGCTGATCGGCAGCACCCTGACGGGCATCGAAAAGCAGTTTTCCGGCGACCATAGCCCGCTGGCGCGCTGGCAGCTGGAGATCGGCCGTAGCCAGGACGAGCTGGCGGCGCTGATGCCGGAAGCTGGCGAGCGCCTGGCGCTAGTCAGCAACTTCGCCCTGATTCTCGGTATCTGGAGCTTACTGGCCTTCGGCCTACGAGCCCTAAGCCATCAGGTGCGCCTGCGTTTCGGCCTCGCCGAAGAACTGCCGCAGAATCCACGGCCGACCGACCTGCTGCGCTTCGCCTTGCGCAAGCTCGGCCCCTGGTTCGCTGCACTGCTGATCACCGGTTACCTGAGTTATGTACTGCCCGCCTCGCTGGGGCGCGACCTGGCCATGGTGCTGGCCTATGCGTTGGTGATCGGTACCTGTTTCTCGGCGATCTGCGTGATCGCCTTTTCCCTGCTCGACGGCCCGCACCGGCGCACGGCCCTGAACATTCTGCGCCGTCGCGCGTTCCGCCCACTGTGGCTGATCGGCAGCTTCGCGGCCTTTGGCGAAGCGCTCAGCGATCCGCGCCTGGTCGCCAGCCTTGGCGCCAACCTGGCACATACCACCGCAACCCTGACCAACGTGCTGGCGGCGCTGTGCACCGGTCTGTTTATCCTGCGTTTCCGTCGGCCGATCGCTCACCTTATGCGCAATCAGCCTCTGGCCCGTCGCCTCAAGCAGCGCGGCATCAGCGAAACCGTAGAGCTGCTGGGCAGCTTCTGGTACTTGCCGGCCCTAGCGTTGGTGGCGATTTCACTAGCGGCTACCTTCGTGTCTGCCGGCGATACCAGCACCGCCTTTCGGCAATCGCTGGTCTGCACCGTGCTGCTGGTTACCTGCATGGTCATCAACGGGCTGATTCGCCGGCGTATGCACAAGGCCCGCTTGCGTCACCGTCGCAATGCCGCTTATTTCGAACGCTTCCAGAGTTTCTTCCACGCCCTGCTGAGCCTGACCATCTGGCTGTTCTTCATCGAGTTGGGGCTGCGCGTGTGGGGGCTTTCGCTGATTCGTTTCGCCGAGGGCGAGGGCCACGAAATCAGCATCAAACTGTTCGGCCTCGGCGCCACCCTGGCGTGCGGCTGGCTGGTGTGGATTCTCAGCGACACGGCGGTGCATCACGCTCTGACACGCTCACGCAAGGGCCAGACCAACGCCCGTGCGCAAACCATGATGCCGCTGATCCGCAATGTGCTGTTCATCAGCATCTTCATCATCGCGTTGATCGTCGCCCTGGCCAACATGGGCATGAACGTCACCCCGCTGCTCGCCGGTGCCGGCGTCATCGGCCTGGCCATCGGTTTCGGCGCGCAGTCGCTGGTAGCGGATCTGATCACCGGGCTGTTCATCATCATCGAGGACTCCCTGGCCATCGACGATTACGTCGACGTCGGCGGCCACCTAGGGACTGTCGAGGGCCTGACCATTCGAACCGTGCGCCTGCGCGACATCGACGGCATCGTGCACACCATCCCGTTCAGCGAGATCAAGAGCATCAAGAACTACTCGCGGGAATTCGGCTACGCCATCTTCCGCGTCGCGGTGCCCCACGACATGAACATCGACGATGCCATCAAGCTGCTGCGCGACGTGGCCAGCGAGTTGCGCAACGATGTGCTGATGCGCCGCAACATCTGGTCGCCGCTGGAGATCCAGGGCGTGGAAAGCTTCGAGTCGGGCAACGCGGTACTGCGTGCACGCTTCAAGACCGCACCGATCAAGCAGTGGGAGGTGTCCCGCGCCTTCAACCTGGCGCTCAAGCGGCACCTGGACGAATCCGGCCTGAGCCTGGCGACGCCGCGCCTGAACATCCAGATGACCGCTGTCAGCCCAAACAGCCACGGGCCCCAGCCAGACGCCGACTGA
- a CDS encoding LemA family protein, whose product MDISTLIIIAVLVAVVFYVISIYNRLVNLRNRYQNGFAQIEVQLKRRYDLIPNLVETAKAYLSHERETLEAVVAARNGAVEGLKQASQNPGDAQSMNLLANAEGVLKNAMGRLNVTVEAYPDLKASQNMQQLSEELSSTENKVAFARQAYNDAVTAYNAYRQSFPPVVLAGAFGHGSDAALLEFADSAAIQEAPKVSF is encoded by the coding sequence ATGGATATCTCCACCCTCATCATCATTGCCGTACTGGTCGCGGTGGTGTTCTACGTGATCAGCATCTACAACCGCCTGGTCAACCTGCGCAACCGTTACCAGAACGGCTTCGCGCAGATCGAAGTGCAGCTCAAGCGCCGCTACGACCTGATTCCCAATCTGGTAGAAACCGCCAAGGCGTACCTGTCCCACGAGCGCGAAACCCTGGAAGCCGTGGTTGCTGCCCGGAACGGTGCGGTCGAAGGCCTCAAGCAGGCTTCGCAGAACCCAGGCGATGCCCAGAGCATGAACCTGCTGGCCAACGCTGAAGGCGTGCTGAAGAACGCCATGGGTCGCCTCAACGTGACGGTCGAGGCGTATCCGGATCTCAAGGCCTCGCAGAACATGCAGCAACTCAGCGAGGAGCTGAGCAGCACCGAGAACAAGGTGGCTTTCGCTCGCCAGGCCTACAACGATGCGGTTACCGCCTACAACGCCTATCGTCAGAGCTTCCCGCCGGTGGTATTGGCCGGCGCCTTCGGCCATGGCAGCGATGCCGCCCTGCTGGAGTTCGCCGACAGCGCGGCGATTCAGGAAGCCCCGAAAGTGTCTTTCTAA
- a CDS encoding M48 family metallopeptidase, whose product MDFFEQQDRARRNTGRLVMLLVLAVITLIGTTTLVIAIAWQVYQYGNYSLQGLNHQLLASVALVVVAVVLLGWAFKATQLRSGGKVVAERLGGRLLNLQPQGIHEQRVLNVVEEMALAAGTPVPPVYLLEESSINAFAAGLRPENAVIGVTRGAIEKLSRDELQGVIAHEFSHILHGDMRLNTRLVAVLHGILLLGLIGELVLRGGSHTRHAPRSSSNDKGKGNAVALVMVVGLALLIIGYAGTFFGNLIKAAVSRQREFLADASAVQYTRNPDGIAGALKKLGGGSQIEAGHAAEYSHMYFGQGLALSKMMATHPPLEERIRRIDPKWDGVVLGNEVFERPARPSANVQEETSGFSAAAAGVAIASIGEPQSLHIVEARESLAQIDDRLRNAAHDPHGALAILYGLLLGRDADTRQQRMAWMQANLPQLLSDWLLELGPMLEQLPDGRRLPLLELAIPALKQLEAQDFVSLKRDIGTLLISTKQLDLIEWALLRIVERNLGMQRAVEGRLPLAALGSESCVLLVALSRAGNTSEEAASEAFQAAWSTLPFTARVFTEQPQASITQLNDALSRLNQMRPLQKPQLLKAMARCIEHDGRISASEAELMRAVADTLDCPMPPLLSDAQA is encoded by the coding sequence ATGGACTTTTTCGAACAACAGGATCGAGCCCGACGCAACACGGGTCGCCTGGTCATGCTGCTGGTGCTGGCGGTGATCACCCTGATCGGCACCACCACGCTGGTGATCGCCATTGCCTGGCAGGTTTACCAATACGGCAACTACAGCCTGCAGGGGCTCAACCACCAACTGCTGGCCAGCGTGGCCCTGGTGGTGGTTGCCGTGGTGCTGCTCGGCTGGGCCTTCAAGGCCACGCAGCTGCGGTCAGGTGGCAAGGTGGTCGCCGAACGGCTCGGTGGGCGCCTGCTCAACCTGCAGCCCCAGGGCATCCATGAGCAACGCGTGCTCAACGTGGTGGAAGAGATGGCGCTGGCGGCAGGTACGCCAGTGCCACCGGTGTATCTGCTCGAGGAATCTTCGATCAACGCGTTCGCCGCCGGATTGCGGCCGGAAAACGCGGTGATCGGCGTCACCCGCGGCGCCATCGAGAAGCTCAGCCGCGATGAGCTGCAGGGCGTGATCGCCCATGAGTTCAGCCATATCTTGCATGGCGACATGCGCCTTAATACGCGCCTGGTGGCGGTGCTGCACGGCATTCTGCTGCTCGGCCTTATCGGTGAGCTGGTACTGCGCGGCGGCAGCCACACCCGTCACGCGCCGCGCAGCAGCTCCAACGACAAGGGCAAAGGCAATGCCGTCGCGCTGGTCATGGTGGTCGGCCTGGCGCTGTTGATCATTGGCTACGCCGGTACCTTCTTCGGCAACCTGATCAAGGCTGCGGTGAGTCGCCAGCGCGAGTTCCTTGCCGATGCCTCGGCCGTGCAGTACACCCGCAACCCCGACGGCATCGCGGGAGCACTGAAAAAGCTGGGCGGCGGCTCGCAGATCGAAGCCGGGCATGCCGCCGAGTACAGCCATATGTATTTCGGCCAGGGCCTGGCGCTGAGCAAGATGATGGCCACTCATCCGCCGCTGGAAGAGCGCATCCGCCGTATCGACCCAAAGTGGGACGGCGTGGTGCTTGGCAACGAGGTGTTCGAACGCCCCGCTCGCCCATCAGCGAACGTCCAGGAGGAAACCTCAGGCTTCAGCGCTGCTGCTGCGGGCGTGGCCATCGCCAGTATCGGTGAGCCGCAGTCGCTGCATATCGTAGAGGCACGCGAGAGCCTGGCGCAGATCGACGACCGCCTGCGCAATGCCGCTCACGATCCCCACGGCGCCCTGGCGATTCTTTACGGTCTGCTGCTCGGCCGTGATGCCGACACGCGCCAGCAGCGCATGGCCTGGATGCAGGCCAATCTGCCGCAGCTACTGTCTGATTGGCTGCTTGAACTGGGCCCGATGCTGGAGCAGTTACCGGACGGCCGACGCTTGCCCTTGCTGGAGCTGGCGATTCCGGCACTCAAACAACTCGAGGCCCAGGATTTCGTCAGCCTCAAACGCGACATCGGTACCCTGCTGATCAGCACGAAACAGCTGGATCTGATCGAATGGGCTCTGTTGCGCATCGTCGAGCGTAACCTGGGTATGCAGCGCGCTGTTGAAGGCCGCTTGCCGCTGGCGGCCCTAGGCAGCGAAAGCTGCGTGCTGCTGGTGGCGCTGTCGCGGGCTGGCAATACCAGCGAAGAAGCCGCCAGCGAGGCGTTCCAGGCGGCCTGGAGTACCCTCCCGTTCACTGCGCGAGTATTCACCGAACAACCGCAAGCGAGCATCACTCAGTTGAACGATGCTCTCAGCCGCCTGAATCAGATGCGCCCGTTGCAGAAACCACAATTGCTCAAGGCGATGGCCCGTTGCATCGAACACGACGGCCGCATCAGCGCCAGCGAGGCAGAACTGATGCGCGCAGTCGCCGACACACTGGACTGCCCGATGCCGCCGCTGTTGAGTGATGCTCAGGCTTGA
- a CDS encoding CAP domain-containing protein: MSDSPKHVRQVAAVVMLLCASVAGSAWADDAAQLTKLINSYREAGQGCDGQPSPAAGPLAPDRRLAGQKVNSSEQLQQALQQAGYQPAAVQLIRVTGPDSAEAAMAMLRQSYCAQLLDAQFADVGVLHEGNSWQVVLGRALLPARLGDWQEEGKAILKAVNEARGTARSCGDQPFDAAEPLSWSDDLGQAALTHSRDMAMNSLFSHQGSDRSLVGARATATGYAWTVIGENIAAGQGRAQQVVEGWLASPSHCYNLMNPDFRDMGAAYASNPQSQATIYWTQVFGAAGRSGL, encoded by the coding sequence ATGAGTGATTCACCCAAGCACGTTCGGCAGGTGGCCGCTGTGGTGATGCTGCTTTGCGCGAGCGTCGCTGGTAGCGCATGGGCCGATGATGCGGCGCAACTGACCAAGCTGATCAACAGCTACCGTGAAGCAGGGCAGGGGTGTGATGGGCAGCCGAGCCCTGCGGCTGGACCGCTGGCGCCGGACAGACGTCTGGCGGGTCAGAAGGTCAACTCATCCGAGCAACTGCAACAGGCTCTGCAGCAGGCCGGTTATCAGCCCGCTGCCGTGCAACTGATCAGAGTGACGGGGCCGGACAGCGCCGAGGCTGCCATGGCCATGCTGCGTCAATCGTACTGTGCGCAATTGCTCGATGCCCAGTTTGCTGATGTCGGCGTACTGCATGAAGGCAACAGCTGGCAGGTCGTGCTTGGCCGGGCACTTTTGCCCGCGCGCCTTGGCGATTGGCAGGAAGAGGGCAAGGCGATTTTGAAGGCGGTCAACGAAGCGCGGGGCACTGCGCGCAGTTGCGGTGACCAGCCTTTCGATGCTGCCGAACCTTTGAGCTGGAGCGACGATCTTGGCCAGGCCGCGCTGACCCACAGCCGCGACATGGCGATGAATAGCCTGTTCAGCCACCAGGGTAGCGACCGCAGTCTGGTCGGCGCCCGCGCTACCGCTACTGGCTATGCCTGGACGGTGATCGGCGAGAACATCGCCGCCGGCCAGGGCCGCGCGCAGCAGGTGGTCGAAGGCTGGCTGGCCAGCCCCTCGCACTGCTACAACCTGATGAACCCGGATTTCCGCGACATGGGCGCCGCCTACGCCAGCAACCCGCAGAGCCAGGCGACCATCTACTGGACGCAGGTGTTTGGCGCGGCGGGGCGGTCAGGCCTCTAA
- the stpA gene encoding glucosylglycerol 3-phosphatase — MIVTETAISLDPKPLLDSLYGADNLLIIQDLDGVCMNLVRDPLIRTLEHRYILAARDLDGHFQVLTNGEHIGNRGVNGLVERAVGTPQQCHEQGLYLPGLAAGGVQLQDRYGQVSHPGVSAAELAFLAAAPQRLSESLEQLLREPPYSLDKPLIDRLLASSVLDNPVSPTLNLNAFHHHWPDRPALYARLQADGAALVQALLDDAARQGLQQSFFIHYAPNLGRDAQGRERMRPANDGNAGTTDLQFMLRGAVKEAGVLVILNRFYRQRTGDYPLGEDFNVRQAPTDLEALLQLARERFDPQHMPRLVGVGDTLTSSPLEAENGATAWLRGGSDRGFLTLVQNLGTAFGQDNRVLYIDSSRGEVQRPGVDADYLREHPTAPWEALQGITDAQDPLRLNSIFSGGPEQYIDFFCALAKARRAR, encoded by the coding sequence ATGATTGTGACCGAAACTGCAATATCCCTCGACCCCAAGCCACTGCTGGACAGCCTTTACGGCGCCGATAACCTGCTGATCATCCAGGATCTGGATGGCGTGTGCATGAACCTGGTGCGTGATCCGCTCATCCGCACCCTGGAGCACCGCTACATCCTCGCGGCCCGCGATCTGGATGGCCATTTCCAGGTGCTCACCAATGGCGAACATATCGGTAATCGTGGCGTGAACGGCCTGGTAGAACGGGCCGTTGGCACGCCCCAACAGTGCCATGAACAGGGCCTTTACCTCCCCGGGCTGGCCGCTGGCGGGGTACAACTGCAGGATCGCTACGGACAGGTCTCGCACCCGGGCGTCAGTGCTGCAGAGCTAGCCTTTCTGGCCGCCGCGCCGCAGCGCCTGAGTGAATCGCTGGAGCAGTTGCTGCGCGAGCCACCCTACAGCCTGGATAAGCCGCTTATCGATCGACTGCTGGCAAGCAGCGTGCTCGACAATCCGGTGTCACCTACCCTCAACCTGAACGCCTTCCATCACCACTGGCCCGACCGCCCGGCGCTCTACGCTCGCCTGCAGGCGGATGGTGCTGCCCTCGTGCAGGCCTTGCTCGACGATGCTGCCAGGCAAGGGCTGCAACAGTCGTTTTTTATCCATTACGCCCCCAATCTCGGCCGGGATGCACAAGGCCGTGAGCGCATGCGCCCGGCAAACGATGGCAATGCTGGCACCACGGATCTGCAGTTCATGCTGCGTGGCGCCGTCAAGGAAGCCGGCGTTCTGGTGATCCTCAACCGCTTTTACCGACAGCGCACCGGCGACTATCCACTGGGCGAGGACTTCAACGTACGCCAGGCGCCCACCGACCTCGAAGCGCTATTGCAACTGGCCCGCGAGCGCTTCGACCCGCAGCATATGCCGCGCCTGGTCGGAGTCGGCGACACCCTGACCAGCTCTCCACTCGAGGCCGAAAACGGCGCAACGGCCTGGCTACGTGGCGGCAGCGACCGTGGCTTTCTCACCCTGGTGCAGAACTTGGGCACAGCGTTCGGGCAGGACAATCGCGTGCTGTACATCGACAGCAGCCGTGGCGAAGTGCAACGCCCAGGCGTGGACGCAGACTACCTGCGTGAGCACCCGACGGCCCCCTGGGAAGCACTGCAAGGCATCACCGATGCCCAAGACCCGCTGCGCCTGAATAGTATTTTTAGCGGTGGGCCCGAGCAGTACATCGACTTTTTCTGCGCGCTGGCGAAGGCACGTCGTGCACGCTGA